A region from the Aphis gossypii isolate Hap1 chromosome 1, ASM2018417v2, whole genome shotgun sequence genome encodes:
- the LOC114125362 gene encoding glucose dehydrogenase [FAD, quinone]-like: MEVSTFLVFTTWLVSIQQCLTINLNALAYLGERYRTNLIQFREDSLFGNKPILDEYDFIVVGSGASGATVARRLAEVPEWKILLLEAGKQESLATSVPAIAHYFQFTDFNWAFKTEEEPNACHGVVNKRCLWPQGKGLGGSTIINNNIYTRGNVRDFDRWAEAGNPGWSYRDVLPYFLKNEDVTIPELKRSPYHGIGGPMPISYSPFKSKLVETFLESAPQVGLNVVDYNDPNSHVGFSRIQGTINYGRRVTSAKAYLRTNLTNLHIVEGAFVTKVLIDPNTKVTLGVEFEKENRRRRALVRKEVILSAGAFNTPKLLMLSGIGPKEHLEPLGIKTISDLRVGDNLQEHPSYANLAFTVNQTVGLIPERIYKQSIREFFNFFDGNGWLTTMGCEGLGYVKTKYNKDPGDVPDIEYIFIPMSLAGEEGLGNSLLRRSMGIPDSVHYDLHKGIFNKDGWSIWTMLMYPESRGQVRLRNANPYSKPLIRANFFDNPIDVLRIVEGIKMVIELNKTPAFQKLGSTLSVRTMPGCRHLSYGTDKYWECCVKRLTMQMHHQSGTAKMGPSSDRNAVVNPQLMVYGVSKLRVIDCSIMPTITGGHTVAPAYMIGEKGADLVKSTWLRPTN; this comes from the exons GAGAAGACTCATTATTCGGTAATAAGCCGATACTTGATGAATATGACTTTATCGTAGTTGGATCGGGGGCGTCAGGCGCTACGGTTGCCAGGAGGCTAGCTGAAGTACCGgaatggaaaatattattgctcGAAGCGGGCAAACAGGAATCATTGGCTACTTCAGTTCCAGCTATAgcacattattttcaatttacagATTTCAACTGGGCTTTCAAAACCGAAGAGGAACCGAACGCCTGCCATGGCGTTGTAAATAAAAGATGTTTATGGCCACAAGGTAAAGGTCTAGGTGGAAGTACAatcattaacaataatatatacactcgAGGCAACGTGAGAGATTTTGACCGTTGGGCCGAAGCAGGCAATCCTGGATGGTCCTACAGAGATGTTTTACcgtatttcttaaaaaatgaagaCGTGACTATTCCAGAATTAAAACGTTCTCCATACCATGGTATTGGTGGACCAATGCCAATAAGTTATTCTccttttaaatcaaaattagtaGAAACGTTTCTTGAATCCGCCCCACAAGTTGGGTTAAATGTAGTGGACTACAATGACCCGAATAGCCACGTTGGCTTTTCAAGGATTCAAGGTACGATAAACTACGGTAGACGGGTCACATCGGCCAAAGCGTACCTGCGAACGAACCTGACAAACTTGCATATTGTTGAAGGAGCTTTTGTCACAAAAGTACTGATTGACCCCAATACCAAAGTCACATTAGGCGTAGAATTTGAAAAGGAAAATAGAAGACGAAGAGCCCTAGTCAGAAAAGAAGTGATCTTGTCAGCGGGTGCTTTCAACACACCTAAACTCTTAATGCTGTCAGGCATTGGACCTAAAGAACATCTCGAACCACTGGGAATAAAGACTATAAGCGATCTGCGCGTTGGTGACAACTTACAAGAGCATCCTTCGTATGCAAACTTAGCGTTTACTGTAAATCAAACAGTGGGCTTAATACCTGAACGTATTTACAAACAATCGATACGCGAGTTCTTCAATTTTTTCGATGGTAACGGCTGGCTCACAACTATGGGCTGTGAAGGTCTTGGATAtgtgaaaacaaaatacaacaaGGATCCTGGAGACGTTCCGgatattgaatacatttttattcctaTGTCTCTTGCCGGGGAAGAAGGTCTAGGAAATAGCTTATTGAGAAGGAGCATGGGAATACCAGACAGTGTTCATTATGATCTGCATAAGGGCATATTCAATAAAGACGGATGGTCGATATGGACTATGCTCATGTACCCAGAGAGTAGAGGACaa GTTCGACTAAGAAATGCTAACCCATATTCAAAACCCTTAATAAGAGCTAATTTTTTCGATAATCCTATTGATGTATTGCGTATAGTAGAAGgaataaaaatggttataGAACTTAACAAAACACCAGCTTTTCAAAAATTGGGATCTACTTTAAGTGTGCGAACAATGCCAGGATGTAGACACCTAAGTTATGGTACAGATAAATACTGGGAATGTTGTGTAAAAAGACTGACTATGCAGATGCATCATCAGAGCGGTACTGCAAAGATGGGACCATCGTCCGACCGAAACGCAGTGGTCAACCCTCAACTCATGGTTTACGGTGTCTCTAAGTTGAGAGTTATCGACTGTTCAATCATGCCGACGATTACTGGTGGTCACACTGTTGCACCAGCCTACATGATCGGCGAGAAAGGAGCTGATTTAGTCAAATCGACTTGGCTAAGaccaacaaattaa